Proteins from one Hydrogenivirga caldilitoris genomic window:
- the petA gene encoding ubiquinol-cytochrome c reductase iron-sulfur subunit has translation MEASRRDFINVAIGGLGVVGAVGVLYPIVKTLAPSAASTTEAKAEIDITKIPELGMRVTSWKGKPLFVLRLPKDLQEDKYNVKKDSVNSAGKLNYELLKGQEAFALVGVCTHLGCIPLWKPEGSEDVKAPYLHCPCHGGLYTPWGDNIGGPPPRPLFVPPQKREGDKLIVGEPGFVEQLV, from the coding sequence ATGGAAGCTTCAAGGAGAGACTTCATCAACGTAGCCATCGGCGGATTGGGTGTTGTAGGTGCTGTAGGGGTGCTCTATCCCATAGTTAAGACTCTCGCTCCAAGCGCAGCCTCAACCACAGAGGCTAAGGCTGAAATTGACATTACGAAGATACCTGAGCTTGGAATGAGGGTTACCTCTTGGAAGGGCAAGCCTCTCTTTGTTCTCAGATTGCCAAAAGACCTTCAGGAGGATAAGTACAACGTTAAAAAGGACTCCGTTAACAGCGCCGGAAAGCTGAATTATGAACTCCTCAAGGGACAGGAGGCTTTTGCCCTTGTGGGTGTGTGTACGCACCTGGGTTGCATTCCCCTCTGGAAGCCTGAGGGTAGCGAAGACGTGAAAGCCCCCTATCTCCACTGTCCCTGCCACGGAGGTCTTTACACACCTTGGGGAGATAACATAGGTGGACCACCGCCCAGACCCCTCTTTGTTCCTCCTCAGAAGAGAGAAGGAGATAAGCTGATAGTGGGTGAGCCCGGATTTGTAGAACAGCTTGTATAA
- a CDS encoding PAS domain-containing sensor histidine kinase, which translates to MKFSLKARVLFLLVVLTLIPIALYFYHNSAMRKNILEDRFRLHSIYASSVVSRVELFLERVMSETDSAVYLYRNFGFSEEETIWRITGQVKGVFEGAFYTPEGILMSAVSRESSEPKFEKFMNIDSSKRVLGILYTQYKEPFLRFVVPEVENGVLRGFFLFSLDLSLFWQSVISAKPSPSVDIFLTDSEGNILAFSDMRFSERRKIPLRQGVYLSSVTGTEVVGAHAKSDDGKWVVFIEEPVKAVLKPLYNFQEKALIAGSVFMLSVGTFAIFVFLRIFKPLENLKNYVITWEERNIRVPIEAGDEVGELSQAFENLIKKLQEERRLYLSLFDNTLDGVMVFNSYRRIIDVNRTVLENFHISKEELLGKHMKDLIGEELPFTRLFFPEKRVNLKEQVLCQLRQEILKIEENFYILWRLRDISHEKELKVLLEQTAKLSLAGEIACSIAHQVNNPLASIMGYAESICLNSQDEEAKRKAEVIFKQAQKCAETVRKLLEIGKPFEGKPEYIKPEEVTIEAIKMLSPKAKRKWVKIEFENSLNGERLFSFPWQIEQVLINVIDNAIDASPKEGKVSIKLFKNNGSIFWRIEDEGPGIKDMDKIFKPFYTTKPYGTGLGLSLARRLIRNLGGDVKIRNKPDKGTVVEIHVSEVKNETPNS; encoded by the coding sequence ATGAAGTTCTCCCTCAAAGCGAGGGTTCTCTTCCTCCTGGTGGTGCTTACCCTCATCCCCATAGCTCTTTACTTTTACCACAACTCAGCGATGCGGAAGAATATATTGGAGGACAGGTTTAGGCTCCACAGTATTTACGCCTCCTCCGTTGTAAGCCGTGTGGAGCTCTTCCTTGAGAGGGTCATGTCTGAGACTGATTCTGCGGTTTACCTTTACAGAAACTTCGGGTTTTCAGAGGAGGAAACGATCTGGAGGATAACGGGACAGGTCAAAGGTGTGTTTGAAGGAGCCTTCTACACCCCGGAAGGTATCCTAATGAGTGCTGTAAGCAGGGAAAGCTCCGAACCCAAATTTGAAAAATTTATGAACATAGACAGCTCAAAAAGGGTTCTGGGCATACTTTACACCCAATACAAGGAACCTTTCTTAAGGTTTGTGGTTCCGGAGGTTGAAAATGGTGTCCTCAGAGGGTTCTTCCTCTTCTCCCTTGACCTCTCCCTATTCTGGCAGTCGGTTATATCCGCAAAACCCTCACCCAGCGTTGATATCTTCCTGACAGATTCGGAAGGCAACATACTCGCTTTCAGCGACATGAGGTTTTCTGAAAGGAGAAAGATACCCCTAAGACAAGGAGTTTACCTTTCCAGTGTAACAGGAACAGAGGTGGTTGGAGCCCATGCCAAAAGCGATGACGGTAAGTGGGTTGTATTCATTGAAGAGCCTGTGAAGGCAGTGTTAAAACCTCTGTATAACTTCCAGGAAAAGGCTCTCATAGCTGGTTCGGTTTTTATGCTCAGCGTGGGCACCTTTGCCATATTTGTTTTCCTTAGGATATTTAAACCTCTGGAAAACCTTAAGAATTACGTCATAACCTGGGAGGAAAGGAACATAAGGGTTCCGATTGAAGCAGGGGACGAAGTTGGAGAGCTATCTCAAGCTTTTGAAAATCTTATAAAGAAACTACAGGAGGAGAGAAGGCTTTATCTTTCTCTCTTTGACAATACTCTTGATGGCGTTATGGTGTTCAACTCCTACAGGCGAATCATAGATGTTAACAGAACGGTTCTGGAGAACTTCCATATCAGTAAGGAAGAGCTATTAGGAAAACACATGAAGGACCTTATTGGGGAGGAGTTACCCTTTACAAGGTTATTCTTCCCAGAAAAGAGGGTAAACCTTAAAGAACAGGTTTTGTGTCAACTTCGTCAGGAGATACTCAAGATTGAAGAAAACTTTTACATACTCTGGAGACTCAGGGACATATCCCATGAGAAGGAGCTCAAAGTCCTTCTTGAGCAGACGGCAAAGCTCTCCCTCGCTGGCGAAATAGCCTGCTCAATAGCCCATCAAGTAAACAACCCTTTAGCTTCAATAATGGGTTACGCGGAAAGTATATGCTTGAACTCCCAAGATGAAGAGGCAAAGAGGAAGGCTGAGGTGATATTCAAACAGGCTCAAAAGTGTGCAGAAACCGTAAGGAAACTTCTGGAGATAGGAAAGCCCTTTGAGGGAAAACCAGAGTACATAAAGCCAGAGGAGGTCACGATAGAGGCTATAAAAATGTTGTCTCCGAAAGCTAAAAGGAAATGGGTGAAGATAGAGTTTGAGAACTCTCTGAACGGGGAGAGACTCTTTTCCTTTCCCTGGCAGATAGAGCAGGTTCTGATAAACGTAATTGACAACGCCATAGATGCCTCGCCGAAGGAAGGTAAGGTAAGTATAAAGCTCTTTAAAAACAACGGGAGTATCTTCTGGAGGATAGAAGACGAGGGACCGGGCATAAAGGACATGGACAAGATTTTCAAACCCTTCTACACCACCAAGCCTTATGGGACTGGACTTGGGCTTTCTCTTGCCCGCAGGCTGATACGAAACCTGGGTGGTGATGTTAAGATACGGAATAAGCCTGATAAAGGAACGGTGGTAGAGATACACGTATCGGAGGTAAAGAATGAGACTCCTAATAGTTGA
- a CDS encoding cytochrome b produces MIRRIVDWIDERAHVRDLYREQMVEYKVPKNLTFPYVFGVLALTTFAIQIISGIILIMYYKPIIAHAFDSANYTIMKEVSFGWLFRHIHAAGANFFLAIVYLHMFTGIYYNAYKKPRELVWIIGWVIYFVLLITALTGYLLPWGQLSYWGTVVTTEIPASLADAPFLKGIFSAIGETISLWMKGGYKLEDLALGRFFGLHVLLLPLILLALVGIHLFLVRAAGISNPEGYEIDKKAEPEKVVPFHPYMTLKEGAYTMWYLALFFFFVFFYMHHFLPADNFEPADPLKTPPHIAPEWYLLGFYEVFRSIPSKFWGFIAFNLILLLLLLLPFLDFSPIKSARRRPLFFIMFLVFLFSSMVLTVLGTMAPTPTNAQLGMLFTALVFLFFLSLPVISFLEWGWYKARGGRS; encoded by the coding sequence ATGATAAGGCGTATAGTGGACTGGATAGACGAGAGGGCGCATGTAAGAGACCTTTACAGGGAGCAGATGGTTGAGTACAAAGTTCCCAAGAACCTCACATTCCCCTACGTCTTCGGCGTTCTCGCCCTTACAACCTTTGCTATACAGATAATCTCAGGGATAATCCTGATAATGTACTACAAGCCCATAATAGCTCACGCCTTTGATAGTGCGAACTACACCATAATGAAGGAAGTCTCCTTCGGATGGCTCTTCAGGCATATACACGCAGCGGGAGCAAACTTCTTTCTTGCGATAGTTTACCTGCACATGTTTACTGGAATCTATTACAACGCATACAAGAAGCCAAGGGAACTGGTCTGGATAATAGGGTGGGTTATATACTTTGTTCTCCTCATAACAGCTCTGACCGGATATCTTCTACCCTGGGGACAGCTCTCCTACTGGGGAACGGTGGTTACAACGGAGATACCCGCCTCACTTGCCGATGCTCCTTTCCTGAAGGGTATATTCTCAGCCATAGGTGAGACCATATCCCTATGGATGAAGGGAGGATACAAACTGGAAGACCTCGCTCTCGGTAGATTCTTTGGTCTTCACGTTCTCCTCTTGCCATTGATACTCCTAGCTCTCGTGGGTATACACCTGTTCCTGGTAAGGGCTGCCGGTATCTCAAACCCTGAAGGTTATGAGATAGACAAGAAGGCTGAACCTGAAAAGGTCGTGCCTTTCCATCCTTACATGACCCTCAAAGAGGGTGCTTACACCATGTGGTATCTCGCACTTTTCTTCTTCTTCGTATTCTTCTATATGCATCACTTCTTACCAGCGGATAACTTTGAACCAGCTGACCCCCTTAAAACCCCTCCCCACATAGCTCCAGAGTGGTACCTCCTTGGTTTCTACGAGGTGTTCAGGTCTATACCGAGTAAGTTCTGGGGCTTTATAGCTTTCAATCTAATACTTCTGCTTCTCCTTCTGCTCCCGTTCCTTGACTTCTCTCCTATAAAAAGCGCCAGAAGGAGACCTTTATTCTTCATAATGTTCCTGGTCTTCCTGTTCTCTTCAATGGTTCTGACCGTTCTGGGAACGATGGCACCCACACCTACGAACGCTCAGCTCGGTATGCTATTCACAGCGCTGGTGTTTCTTTTCTTCCTGTCCCTACCGGTTATATCCTTCCTTGAGTGGGGATGGTACAAAGCGAGAGGAGGTAGGTCATGA
- a CDS encoding porin, with protein MKKLALAGAVLGAAALFTPEPSHAIRVLSPSEDQFLDINFLIQTWFRYQKISDENRPNFIEAPENNFDTSFRRIRFRMGGSYNKWFKFNFVMRLNNTGRDAYIAPFGGQPTGYLRQGGLLGGRNFALHELDLIFAINGMVDTKDWIIDAHLGFPRVPLGREQYGRTGFDNLESDRTFATLRWTHLTVANVTGRAYGGFLHVRKGTKGEGFRQITWDGFVGIFDGFKGIEQPWDETVRGLDTTDTYPPGINVNCDAACLSQLRSNSKDSFLYTFRTTLMFGKPEGKPKGYNWLYRDTYLGKRKGVTLGLSFAMQNDIDQELISDTQGPAPGLRGNGNPLPGAGSVQVRVPYMILPNPVANANVRNHPVDMQMYGADLAIHYGPLTLIGEIGQHQFKGVWLSNTNTSEDFKNKWYIAKAAWVLNPGSVHLWEPYVSYYIWDPDIKEDSSGVAYGDAANFIGPSNQGKDNATLGKIKVTSVGINYWYDRAKLLGWTLEYQKYDEQRNEIDNDAITLQFRFVF; from the coding sequence ATGAAGAAGTTAGCCTTAGCTGGAGCAGTTTTGGGAGCGGCAGCTCTCTTTACACCTGAGCCTTCCCATGCGATAAGGGTTCTAAGTCCTTCGGAGGACCAGTTTCTTGACATCAACTTCCTTATACAGACGTGGTTCAGGTATCAGAAGATAAGCGATGAGAACAGACCGAACTTTATAGAGGCGCCAGAAAACAACTTTGACACCTCCTTCAGAAGGATAAGGTTCAGGATGGGGGGAAGTTACAACAAGTGGTTTAAGTTCAACTTCGTCATGAGGTTGAACAACACGGGAAGGGACGCTTACATAGCACCCTTCGGAGGACAGCCTACCGGATACCTGAGGCAGGGTGGACTCCTCGGAGGACGAAACTTCGCCTTACACGAACTTGACCTCATCTTTGCCATAAACGGAATGGTTGATACCAAGGACTGGATAATAGACGCCCACCTCGGATTCCCCAGAGTTCCCCTCGGAAGGGAACAGTACGGAAGGACAGGGTTTGACAACCTTGAGTCTGACAGAACCTTCGCTACGCTCAGGTGGACACATCTAACGGTGGCGAACGTAACGGGAAGGGCTTACGGTGGCTTCCTTCACGTGAGGAAAGGCACAAAAGGTGAAGGCTTCAGACAGATAACCTGGGACGGCTTTGTAGGTATATTTGACGGCTTCAAGGGAATAGAGCAGCCGTGGGATGAGACGGTGAGGGGATTAGATACAACAGATACCTATCCGCCGGGAATAAATGTAAACTGTGACGCAGCTTGCCTTTCCCAACTTAGAAGTAACTCAAAAGATTCATTTCTATATACATTCAGAACAACTTTAATGTTTGGAAAGCCCGAAGGTAAACCTAAAGGCTACAACTGGCTTTATAGAGACACCTATCTTGGTAAGAGAAAGGGTGTGACGTTGGGTCTTTCCTTTGCTATGCAGAACGACATAGATCAGGAGCTTATATCTGATACTCAGGGACCGGCACCTGGTCTCCGGGGAAATGGAAATCCACTGCCTGGTGCTGGTTCCGTGCAAGTTAGAGTGCCTTATATGATTCTCCCGAACCCTGTTGCCAACGCCAACGTGAGAAACCATCCCGTTGACATGCAGATGTACGGAGCAGACTTAGCCATACACTACGGACCCCTGACGCTCATAGGTGAGATTGGACAACACCAGTTCAAGGGTGTTTGGCTGAGCAACACAAATACAAGCGAAGACTTCAAGAACAAGTGGTATATAGCCAAGGCTGCATGGGTTTTAAACCCCGGAAGCGTCCACCTCTGGGAGCCTTACGTTAGCTACTACATCTGGGATCCGGACATTAAGGAAGACTCTTCAGGGGTAGCATATGGAGATGCTGCAAACTTTATAGGACCGAGCAACCAAGGAAAGGATAATGCCACCCTCGGAAAGATAAAGGTCACCTCTGTCGGTATCAACTACTGGTATGACAGGGCTAAGCTCCTCGGTTGGACCCTTGAGTACCAGAAGTACGATGAGCAGAGGAACGAGATAGACAACGATGCCATAACCCTTCAGTTCAGGTTCGTATTTTAA
- a CDS encoding ABC transporter substrate binding protein yields the protein MRLFILLLVLFGLISCESTKEKEYRIAVFISGEGRKAKVKGFQDGLKNLGVEKVKYTYYEGDNTLGKIRELAQELVFKENEYDLIIAGGSLEAYMVKTASGKLKTPVIILGGTSILQWGLTNSLSRPSENITGVDNLNAELMEKRVELFSRMFPQIKKVLVFCNPQFEASKNATRITIRAGKKFGVKVVPLSVRDVKELEYVISNMREDGYDAIIITPCFYTENFLTTYILHYANFYQVPVFCPSPGMVKRGCHVAYGTTGYEQGFQAAHIAYKILNGVPVEHVPFERAYYPRLAVNEKALAELGVGYNKEFLSYVDEVMK from the coding sequence ATGAGGCTTTTTATACTGCTGTTAGTGCTCTTTGGGCTTATCTCCTGTGAAAGTACAAAGGAAAAGGAGTACAGGATAGCTGTCTTCATATCGGGGGAAGGAAGGAAGGCTAAGGTAAAGGGATTTCAGGATGGTCTTAAAAATTTAGGTGTAGAAAAGGTTAAGTACACCTATTACGAAGGGGATAATACTCTTGGTAAGATAAGGGAGCTTGCTCAAGAGCTTGTCTTTAAAGAGAATGAGTACGACTTGATAATAGCGGGGGGAAGCCTTGAAGCTTACATGGTCAAGACGGCGAGTGGGAAATTGAAGACCCCGGTGATAATTCTCGGTGGGACAAGTATCCTTCAGTGGGGGCTCACAAACAGTCTGTCCAGACCCTCTGAGAACATAACCGGTGTTGATAACTTGAACGCTGAGCTTATGGAAAAGAGGGTTGAACTCTTTTCAAGGATGTTTCCCCAGATAAAGAAGGTGTTAGTCTTCTGCAACCCTCAGTTTGAGGCTTCAAAGAACGCAACCAGGATAACGATAAGAGCAGGTAAGAAGTTCGGTGTAAAGGTTGTCCCTCTCAGTGTGAGGGATGTAAAGGAGCTGGAATACGTAATAAGTAATATGAGAGAAGACGGTTACGATGCCATAATAATAACTCCCTGCTTCTATACGGAGAATTTCCTTACAACGTACATACTTCACTATGCAAACTTCTATCAGGTGCCTGTGTTTTGCCCTTCCCCTGGTATGGTAAAGAGAGGGTGTCACGTTGCTTACGGGACGACAGGCTATGAGCAAGGATTCCAGGCTGCTCATATAGCCTATAAGATACTCAACGGAGTCCCCGTTGAGCATGTCCCCTTTGAGAGAGCTTACTACCCACGACTCGCTGTGAACGAGAAAGCACTCGCTGAGCTCGGCGTAGGGTACAACAAGGAGTTTCTTTCTTACGTAGATGAGGTTATGAAATGA
- the flgG gene encoding flagellar basal-body rod protein FlgG, with amino-acid sequence MFRALWTSASGMTAQQTNLDVISHNMANVNTVGFKKMRPTFQDLIYQTVREPGAPTSPTTRSPSGFQIGLGTYVADTYGIFTQGNINQTGNTLDLAIQGDGFFKVVLPDGTIAYTRNGQFRLDRDGRIVNSDGYPLDPEISIPSDALSIGIAADGTVSVLRQGATAVEEVGRIELAKFINPAGLRRIGNNLYIQTDASGEPLIDNPGNQGLGTLLQGYLESSNVNIVEEMVNLIIAQRAYEFNTKGITAADEMLSQAANLRR; translated from the coding sequence ATGTTCAGAGCGCTCTGGACTTCTGCGTCAGGTATGACAGCACAACAAACAAACCTGGACGTTATATCCCATAATATGGCGAACGTAAACACCGTGGGCTTCAAAAAGATGAGACCTACATTCCAGGACCTCATATACCAAACGGTAAGGGAACCCGGAGCACCCACATCACCCACTACAAGGTCTCCTTCAGGGTTCCAGATAGGTCTCGGAACTTACGTGGCAGATACTTACGGTATATTCACCCAGGGCAACATAAACCAGACGGGAAACACCCTTGACCTTGCCATTCAAGGGGATGGTTTTTTCAAGGTTGTCCTCCCTGATGGGACTATCGCCTACACAAGAAACGGTCAGTTCAGACTAGACAGAGATGGCAGGATAGTAAACAGCGATGGATACCCCTTAGACCCTGAGATAAGCATACCTTCCGACGCCCTGAGTATAGGTATAGCCGCCGACGGTACCGTCAGTGTTCTGAGGCAGGGGGCAACAGCCGTTGAAGAGGTAGGCAGGATTGAGCTTGCAAAGTTCATAAACCCTGCCGGTCTCAGGAGGATAGGAAACAACCTATATATTCAGACTGACGCCTCCGGAGAACCTTTAATAGACAATCCAGGAAACCAAGGGCTTGGCACTCTTCTACAAGGCTACCTTGAATCGTCAAACGTGAACATAGTTGAAGAGATGGTAAACTTGATAATAGCTCAGAGAGCCTATGAATTTAACACTAAAGGGATAACTGCAGCTGATGAAATGCTATCTCAGGCAGCTAACCTACGCCGTTAG
- a CDS encoding cytochrome c1, with amino-acid sequence MSTWGLVKTVFFAGITAVFFFVIWIHNPFAPHEEYELPHEAGKIIGDPKAAVEGRELFKQNCTSCHSLRYDGLYLMSVAAKPEWAQIEKTQGKPILVEKDGKLEVKGYFVPRDVYEAVAITDLEGLKASFGKIPPDLSTIYLSRGAGYLYNFIMDPQKVLPGTSMPKLFFPEYDKEAPEKVAKIVAYLRSVNDPSPGEKAKRALMGVVTIAYFLAMGALLWIYRKRIVSHMSH; translated from the coding sequence ATGAGCACCTGGGGATTGGTAAAAACAGTCTTTTTCGCAGGTATAACTGCAGTTTTCTTCTTTGTGATATGGATACACAACCCCTTCGCACCCCATGAGGAGTACGAGCTTCCCCATGAGGCTGGGAAGATAATAGGAGACCCCAAGGCTGCCGTTGAGGGTAGGGAGCTCTTTAAGCAGAACTGTACAAGCTGCCACTCTTTGAGGTACGACGGTTTATACTTGATGTCCGTTGCGGCAAAGCCTGAATGGGCTCAAATAGAGAAGACACAGGGAAAACCCATATTAGTGGAGAAGGACGGGAAGCTTGAGGTCAAAGGGTATTTCGTCCCAAGGGATGTGTATGAAGCAGTGGCTATAACAGACCTTGAGGGGTTAAAGGCTTCCTTCGGTAAGATACCTCCGGACCTTTCAACCATATACCTCTCAAGGGGAGCAGGTTACCTATATAACTTCATAATGGACCCTCAGAAGGTTCTCCCAGGAACATCAATGCCAAAGCTCTTCTTCCCAGAGTATGACAAGGAAGCTCCTGAGAAAGTTGCAAAGATAGTTGCCTATCTGAGGTCTGTGAATGACCCCTCTCCCGGGGAGAAGGCTAAGAGAGCCCTTATGGGTGTTGTGACCATAGCTTACTTCCTGGCTATGGGTGCACTCCTGTGGATATACAGAAAGAGGATTGTAAGCCATATGAGCCATTAA
- a CDS encoding DsrE family protein — translation MDRRNFFKLGAAAMSVPLVNTVASAANVRLSFDDLKKEAKVNVIYHADFPQEKRFKTMLRNITNHLSVYDFDPFKVKIVVVSHGAGAKFLLKELRGTKWEKEPIDQKALKTKMEELLQYGVEFYVCGITVKRAKLADKLYDFAKIVPSGVGTVAHLQTIGYAYIKVQ, via the coding sequence ATGGACAGGAGGAACTTTTTTAAACTTGGAGCGGCAGCTATGTCCGTTCCGCTCGTAAACACCGTTGCCTCAGCGGCAAATGTGAGGCTGAGCTTTGATGACCTCAAAAAGGAGGCGAAGGTAAACGTCATCTACCACGCGGACTTCCCTCAGGAGAAGAGGTTCAAGACGATGCTCAGAAACATCACCAACCATCTATCCGTTTACGACTTTGACCCCTTCAAGGTCAAGATAGTGGTCGTATCCCACGGAGCCGGAGCCAAGTTCCTTCTCAAGGAACTCAGGGGAACGAAGTGGGAAAAAGAGCCTATAGATCAGAAGGCTCTTAAAACGAAGATGGAAGAACTTCTCCAGTATGGGGTTGAGTTCTACGTCTGCGGAATTACTGTGAAGAGGGCTAAACTCGCAGATAAGCTCTACGACTTTGCAAAGATAGTTCCGTCAGGTGTTGGGACGGTTGCCCACCTGCAGACCATAGGCTACGCCTATATAAAGGTTCAGTAA
- a CDS encoding sigma-54-dependent transcriptional regulator: MRLLIVEDERELRELLKEHLSEVGYSVEGVGTLEDAYETLEEKDFSVVLLDLLLPDGNGMDLLEWIKENTPLTEVIILTGHGTIKAAVDAIKAGAYDFLTKPCSLKELEITVRKALESRGLRRENLLYKKEKSLSVDYSEFVFESKAMKEVLDKVEKIACSDCPVLITGESGVGKEVIANLIHRSSDRAEKPMVVLNIASIPKELIEAELFGYERGAFTGAEKGKEGFFELADGSTLFLDEIGELEVPIQAKLLRALETKKFYRIGGRREIESDVRIITATNRDLKESVKRGDFREDLYYRLNVVEINIPPLRERREDILPLAYHFLDTFNRKYSKRIKGFTEKAESSLLSYPWYGNVRELKNIIERAVLFAESTEIDYEDIACLFTHNEEKKGFKPIRELEREYILEVLNQVNFNKKKASEILGIPLRTFYRKLEAYGID, encoded by the coding sequence ATGAGACTCCTAATAGTTGAAGATGAGAGGGAACTCAGAGAGCTCTTGAAAGAACACCTCTCAGAGGTTGGTTACAGTGTGGAGGGTGTGGGTACACTGGAAGATGCTTACGAAACCCTTGAAGAAAAAGACTTCTCCGTAGTGCTCCTGGATCTGCTTCTGCCTGATGGGAACGGTATGGACCTTCTTGAATGGATAAAGGAGAACACACCCTTGACAGAGGTTATAATCCTAACCGGGCACGGGACTATAAAAGCGGCTGTTGATGCCATAAAGGCGGGGGCTTACGATTTTCTCACAAAACCCTGCTCCCTCAAAGAGCTTGAGATAACCGTGAGAAAAGCCCTTGAATCAAGAGGGCTCAGGAGGGAGAACCTCCTTTATAAAAAGGAGAAGAGCCTGTCCGTTGATTATTCAGAGTTTGTTTTTGAAAGCAAAGCTATGAAAGAAGTGTTAGATAAGGTTGAGAAGATAGCCTGTTCAGACTGTCCGGTGCTTATAACCGGCGAAAGCGGTGTAGGTAAAGAGGTGATTGCAAACTTGATACACAGGAGCAGTGACAGAGCAGAAAAGCCTATGGTGGTTTTAAATATAGCTTCAATCCCCAAGGAGCTTATAGAAGCTGAGCTCTTCGGCTATGAGAGGGGTGCCTTTACTGGAGCAGAAAAGGGTAAGGAAGGCTTCTTTGAACTGGCAGACGGTAGTACCTTATTCCTTGATGAGATAGGAGAGCTGGAGGTCCCTATACAGGCTAAGCTTTTAAGAGCCCTGGAAACTAAGAAGTTTTATAGGATAGGTGGCAGGAGAGAGATTGAGAGCGACGTCAGGATAATAACGGCTACTAACAGAGACCTGAAAGAGTCAGTAAAAAGGGGAGACTTCAGAGAAGACCTCTACTACAGGCTGAACGTGGTTGAAATAAACATACCGCCACTCAGAGAAAGGAGGGAAGATATACTTCCTCTGGCTTACCACTTTCTGGATACCTTTAACAGGAAGTATTCCAAAAGGATAAAGGGTTTCACAGAGAAGGCAGAGAGCTCTCTGCTTTCTTACCCCTGGTACGGCAACGTGAGGGAATTGAAGAACATCATAGAAAGGGCTGTTCTCTTTGCAGAGTCTACGGAAATAGACTACGAAGACATAGCCTGTCTGTTCACCCACAACGAGGAAAAGAAAGGTTTTAAACCCATAAGGGAGTTGGAGAGGGAATACATCCTTGAGGTTTTAAACCAAGTTAACTTTAACAAGAAGAAGGCTTCCGAGATACTCGGAATACCATTGAGAACCTTCTACAGAAAGCTGGAAGCTTACGGCATAGATTGA
- a CDS encoding OsmC family protein yields the protein MEEKEVILKLSGEGTYTAIMPSGNANVGEKGLKPMELLLASLAGCGGVDVYTILKKKRQPVEDIEIEVKGYRREKHPRVYERIVVKYKVKGEVEPKAVQQAVKLSVEKYCSVFAMLRNSVEIEVEYEVCQD from the coding sequence ATGGAGGAGAAGGAAGTTATCCTCAAACTTTCCGGTGAAGGAACCTATACAGCCATTATGCCTTCCGGCAACGCTAATGTGGGTGAAAAAGGACTCAAGCCTATGGAACTGCTTCTTGCATCCCTTGCCGGGTGCGGTGGCGTTGACGTTTATACTATCCTAAAGAAGAAAAGACAACCTGTTGAGGACATAGAGATAGAGGTAAAGGGATACAGGAGAGAGAAACATCCGAGGGTCTATGAGAGGATAGTGGTTAAGTACAAGGTAAAGGGCGAGGTTGAACCAAAGGCGGTTCAGCAGGCTGTAAAACTTTCTGTTGAGAAGTACTGCAGTGTGTTTGCGATGCTGAGAAACTCTGTAGAGATTGAGGTGGAATACGAGGTATGTCAGGACTGA
- the flgA gene encoding flagellar basal body P-ring formation chaperone FlgA, which yields MKCYLRQLTYAVSIFLVVSLTFGEVIDDKRVKALAQEELLKSFAGKVRVKSIQVFIGKPIEYTSIERKSLKVREGEHRGSFHLYLKTKGGFRRITATLELEWKCTLLVAQEDIDRGERVYPWQVAYEERFLQRCPRQDVSSPEELINYVTLKKIKKGGQVKKSLLKKEPLIRRGQEVSLIYRSGNLEISFRGKALDTGFYGDTIRVRSLNTGKILRGRVISEEGVLLE from the coding sequence ATGAAATGCTATCTCAGGCAGCTAACCTACGCCGTTAGTATATTTCTGGTAGTTTCCTTAACCTTTGGTGAAGTTATTGACGATAAAAGAGTTAAGGCTCTGGCGCAAGAAGAACTGCTCAAAAGCTTTGCCGGTAAGGTAAGGGTCAAGAGCATACAGGTCTTCATTGGAAAACCTATTGAATACACAAGTATTGAAAGGAAGTCCCTTAAGGTAAGGGAGGGTGAACACAGAGGTAGCTTCCACCTTTACCTGAAAACTAAAGGTGGGTTCAGGAGGATAACGGCAACCCTTGAACTTGAATGGAAGTGTACCCTGCTTGTGGCTCAAGAGGATATAGACAGGGGGGAGAGGGTTTATCCTTGGCAGGTTGCCTATGAAGAGAGGTTCCTCCAGAGATGCCCAAGACAGGATGTATCCTCTCCTGAAGAGTTGATAAACTACGTAACACTAAAGAAGATAAAGAAAGGAGGGCAAGTTAAGAAAAGCTTACTAAAGAAAGAACCTCTGATAAGAAGGGGTCAGGAGGTAAGCCTTATATACAGAAGCGGGAACCTTGAGATAAGCTTCAGGGGAAAAGCCCTTGATACGGGTTTTTACGGAGACACTATAAGAGTCAGGTCTTTAAACACAGGTAAGATACTCAGAGGAAGGGTTATCTCCGAAGAGGGAGTCCTTCTTGAATAG